The Nothobranchius furzeri strain GRZ-AD chromosome 8, NfurGRZ-RIMD1, whole genome shotgun sequence genome includes a region encoding these proteins:
- the LOC107393009 gene encoding zinc finger protein 235 has protein sequence MNPDEDELNSYETEMIEDEDDQDGNNSDLLSDSKQNTEDENKDLNESSSSKSDFRSVKCFTCPECGKQFRHKQSLQEHVTITSHSDMRPTSMNKKLVGAKQNVDSCRGVQIKPKSFSCDECRKTFSLKSYLKKHIRVHTGEKPFACDLCGQRFSHKGDLNKHMRVHTREKPFVCELCGLRFSHKGNLDKHMRVHTREKPFACELCGKRFSQSGTLKRHVKFHTGEKPFACELCGQKFSQKGVLEGHMRVHTGQKPFTCELCGQRFHNKGGLDTHVRVHTGQKPFICELCGQRFSQDGHLKRHMRVHTGEKPFACELCGQRFSEKSCLNNHMRIHTGEKPFACELCGQRFSANSSLNQHMRVHTGEKPFACELCGQTFSNRSSLDTHLRVHTGQKPFTCELCGQKFSQGGTLVRHRRVHTGEKPFACELCEQKFSQKGVLERHMRVHTGQKPFTCELCGQRFCDKRGLDTHARVHTGQKPFICELCGQRFSQDGNLKRHRRVHTGEKPFACELCGQRFSHKGNIKKHMRVHTGNKASM, from the coding sequence ATGAACCCTGATGAAGATGAGTTAAACTCCTATGAGACTGAAATGATTGAGGATGAAGATGACCAGGATGGGAACAATTCTGACCTCTTGTCAGACTCTAAGCAAAATACTGAAGATGAAAACAAAGACTTGAATGAAAGTAGTTCTTCTAAATCAGATTTTAGGTCTGTCAAATGTTTTACCTGCCCTGAGTGTGGCAAACAATTTCGCCACAAGCAGTCTCTCCAGGAGCATGTGACCATTACAAGTCATTCAGATATGAGGCCTACAAGTATGAATAAGAAACTTGTTGGAGCAAAGCAAAATGTAGACTCGTGCAGGGGAGTCCAGATAAAACCAAAGTCCTTTAGTTGTGATGAATGTAGAAAAACATTTAGTCTAAagtcatatttaaaaaaacacataagagttcatacaggagagaagccttttgcttgtgatctctgtggacaaagatttagccataagggagatctaaacaaacacatgagagtccacacaagagagaagccttttgtttgtgagctctgtggactaagatttagccataagggaaatttagacaaacacatgagagtccacacaagagagaaaccttttgcttgtgagctttgcggaaaaagatttagccaaagtggaactttaaagagacacgtaaaattccacacaggagagaaaccttttgcttgtgagctctgtggacaaaaatttagtcAAAAGGGAGTTCTAGAGGGACACATGagggtccacacaggacagaaaccgtttacttgtgaactctgtggacaaagatttcacAACAAGGGAGGTTTAGACACACATGTAAGAGTCCACACAGGGCAGAAGCCGTTTATTTGCGAGCTCTGTGGGCAAAGATTTAGCCAAGATGGACATTTAAAgagacacatgagagttcacacaggagagaagccttttgcttgtgagctctgtggacaaagatttagtgaaaagtcatgtttaaacaatcacatgagaatccacacaggagaaaagccttttgcttgtgagctctgtggacaaagatttagtgcaAATTCAAGTTTAAAccaacacatgagagttcacacaggagagaagccttttgcttgtgaactctgtggacaaaCATTTAGCAACAGGAGCAGTTTAGACACACATTTAAGAGTCCACACAGGGCAGAAGCCTtttacttgtgagctctgtggacaaaaatttagccAAGGTGGAACTTTAGTGAGACAcaggagagttcacacaggagagaagccttttgcctgtgagctctgtgaacaaaAATTTAGTCAAAAGGGAGTTCTAGAGAGACACATGagggtccacacaggacagaaaccgtttacttgtgaactctgtggacaaagattttgcGACAAGAGAGGTTTAGACACACATGCAAGAGTCCACACAGGGCAGAAGCCGTTtatttgtgagctctgtggacaaagatttagtcaagATGGAAATTTAAAGAGACAcaggagagttcacacaggagagaagccttttgcctgtgagctctgtggacaaaggtttagcCATAAGGGAAATATAaagaaacacatgagagtccacacaggaaacAAAGCATCCATGTAA